From a single Bacteroidota bacterium genomic region:
- a CDS encoding universal stress protein: METLLKNVVMVPTDFSEVCTNAMNQAAEAAKILNFKVVLLHVIDSNTKSLLKKEGKDSSWIEDKLEVIAKELEKEMGVPTAYIAKEGNIFETIPEVASEIGASLIFLGTHGKVGMQKLTGSYALKVITSSPVPVIVVQKRYVEGGIKNIVLPMTSDAGPWEKTKWASHISKQFKAKIDIFQIHGDESLEETVHVITKYFEENNVAFSVTIAEKSGNFTKQVIDHATSVNAGMIMIMTNPEKGFKEFLLGSYDEELIFNTSQIPVMCINPRDVNWKKIVIY, from the coding sequence ATGGAAACATTGCTTAAAAATGTTGTGATGGTACCAACCGATTTTTCAGAGGTATGTACCAATGCAATGAACCAGGCTGCCGAGGCTGCCAAAATTTTAAATTTCAAGGTTGTGCTTCTCCATGTTATCGACAGCAATACAAAATCATTGCTGAAAAAGGAGGGAAAAGATTCTTCCTGGATTGAAGACAAACTGGAAGTAATAGCCAAAGAACTGGAAAAAGAAATGGGTGTTCCTACGGCATACATTGCCAAAGAAGGAAATATCTTTGAAACTATTCCTGAAGTTGCTTCAGAGATTGGTGCCAGTCTCATTTTTCTGGGAACTCACGGAAAAGTTGGGATGCAGAAGCTTACCGGTAGTTATGCATTGAAAGTCATCACAAGCTCACCGGTTCCGGTAATCGTTGTCCAGAAAAGGTACGTAGAAGGTGGTATTAAAAACATAGTGCTACCTATGACCAGCGATGCCGGTCCCTGGGAAAAAACAAAGTGGGCCTCACATATTTCAAAGCAATTCAAAGCCAAAATTGACATCTTCCAGATACACGGTGACGAATCGCTGGAAGAAACAGTTCATGTTATAACAAAGTATTTTGAAGAGAACAATGTCGCTTTTTCCGTAACCATTGCCGAGAAATCCGGAAATTTCACCAAACAGGTTATTGACCACGCCACATCTGTCAATGCAGGAATGATTATGATCATGACCAATCCTGAAAAAGGCTTCAAGGAGTTTTTACTTGGCAGCTACGATGAGGAATTGATCTTTAACACATCACAAATTCCTGTAATGTGCATTAACCCAAGGGATGTAAATTGGAAAAAGATAGTAATATACTAG
- a CDS encoding universal stress protein: MDQKLSNLILVPTDFSETCQNAINHGAEIAAYLDYKLVILHVFDKESKSILKKEELSFTDLETQLSTLAKKAAETYNIRTDFLIKEGNIFDEIHKTAGDIGANLMVLGTHGKKGLQYIFGSHALKVVTKSPVPTVVVQKRGFGEGYKKIVFPINDFTEARQQVRWAVHMAQRFGSKIYIFQQPSVESDLVLKIKIVTQQIEDAFNEMDINFEIVKAEKPGNFAKQMISFAASKHADMIMIMTDADVFSPDFRSGQWDETMMFNEAQIPVMCINPVITGQVFYNELGSGF, encoded by the coding sequence ATGGATCAGAAATTAAGCAATCTTATTCTTGTGCCAACCGATTTTTCGGAAACTTGTCAAAATGCCATTAACCACGGTGCTGAAATTGCGGCCTACCTGGATTATAAGCTGGTGATACTTCATGTATTCGACAAGGAAAGTAAGTCAATCCTTAAAAAAGAGGAGCTCAGCTTTACCGATCTTGAGACACAACTCTCAACCCTGGCAAAGAAAGCAGCGGAAACATACAACATCAGAACGGATTTCTTAATCAAGGAGGGTAACATTTTCGACGAGATACACAAAACCGCAGGTGATATTGGAGCTAACCTGATGGTCTTGGGTACACACGGAAAAAAAGGGTTACAGTATATTTTCGGCAGCCATGCCCTTAAAGTTGTCACAAAATCTCCCGTTCCTACGGTAGTTGTCCAGAAAAGAGGTTTTGGTGAAGGTTACAAAAAAATCGTTTTCCCCATAAACGACTTCACTGAGGCAAGGCAGCAGGTCCGTTGGGCAGTCCATATGGCACAGCGTTTCGGCTCCAAGATTTATATTTTTCAGCAACCTTCCGTTGAATCTGACCTGGTATTGAAGATTAAAATTGTAACCCAACAGATTGAAGACGCTTTCAATGAAATGGATATCAATTTTGAGATCGTAAAAGCGGAAAAACCGGGAAACTTTGCTAAGCAGATGATTTCTTTTGCAGCCAGTAAGCATGCCGATATGATCATGATCATGACCGATGCCGATGTCTTTTCACCCGATTTTCGTTCCGGACAGTGGGATGAAACCATGATGTTCAATGAAGCCCAAATCCCTGTTATGTGTATCAATCCGGTTATAACCGGCCAGGTATTTTACAACGAACTCGGATCCGGATTTTAA
- a CDS encoding 2-oxoglutarate oxidoreductase, whose amino-acid sequence MKDELRNEIIQAENLVYKKTSLMTENILSYCPGCGHGTAHRIVMEVLDEMGMQQDTIGIAPVGCSVLAYDFMNIDMLQAAHGRAPALATAIKRLWPGKLVFTYQGDGDLAAIGTAETIHACNRGENILIVFINNGIYGMTGGQMAPTTLPGMKTATSPYGRNIQLMGNPLKITELVAELPGTYFVTRQAVHTPGNVRKTKKAIRKAFDLQKEGNVGTCFVEIVSSCNSGWKMSPVAANEWMEEHMFPFYPLGDIKINGELVNNKNK is encoded by the coding sequence ATGAAAGACGAACTCAGAAATGAAATCATTCAGGCAGAAAATCTGGTTTACAAGAAAACCAGCCTGATGACCGAGAATATCCTGAGCTATTGCCCGGGCTGCGGCCATGGCACCGCTCACCGTATTGTTATGGAAGTATTAGATGAGATGGGCATGCAGCAGGATACCATCGGGATTGCCCCGGTAGGATGTTCAGTGCTTGCATACGACTTTATGAACATTGATATGTTACAGGCCGCTCACGGAAGAGCCCCTGCCCTGGCAACTGCCATTAAACGATTGTGGCCCGGCAAGCTTGTATTCACCTATCAGGGCGACGGAGACCTTGCCGCCATTGGTACTGCAGAGACCATTCATGCCTGCAACCGCGGGGAAAATATCCTGATCGTGTTTATCAATAACGGGATTTATGGAATGACCGGTGGCCAAATGGCGCCAACAACCCTCCCCGGCATGAAAACTGCCACTTCTCCCTATGGTCGAAACATCCAGTTGATGGGCAACCCGCTGAAGATTACTGAACTTGTTGCTGAACTGCCCGGCACTTATTTTGTCACCCGGCAGGCCGTCCACACCCCCGGCAATGTCCGGAAAACCAAGAAAGCCATCCGTAAAGCATTTGATCTGCAAAAAGAAGGGAATGTTGGCACCTGCTTCGTGGAAATTGTATCCAGTTGCAACTCAGGATGGAAAATGAGCCCGGTTGCAGCCAACGAGTGGATGGAAGAACACATGTTCCCCTTCTACCCCCTGGGCGACATCAAAATAAACGGTGAATTGGTAAACAACAAAAACAAATAA
- a CDS encoding 2-oxoacid:acceptor oxidoreductase family protein — MTEEIIIAGFGGQGVLSMGKILAYSGIMQNQEVSWMPSYGPEMRGGTANVTVILSDERISSPILTEYDTAIILNQQSMDKFEKTVKPGGTLIYDGNGITRHPERKDINIYRVDAADEAARTGLTKIFNMIVLGAYLKVKPLVDLENVILGLKKSLPKRYHNLIPDNERAILKGLEIVTPLHTVN; from the coding sequence ATGACGGAAGAAATCATTATTGCCGGTTTTGGCGGACAAGGTGTACTATCGATGGGAAAGATCCTGGCATATTCAGGAATCATGCAAAACCAGGAAGTAAGCTGGATGCCTTCCTACGGCCCGGAAATGAGGGGCGGTACAGCCAATGTCACCGTTATCCTGAGCGATGAAAGGATATCCTCCCCCATCCTCACAGAATACGATACGGCCATCATCCTGAACCAGCAAAGTATGGATAAGTTCGAGAAAACTGTTAAACCCGGAGGAACCCTGATTTACGATGGAAACGGCATTACACGCCATCCTGAAAGAAAGGATATTAACATCTATCGCGTTGACGCTGCTGATGAAGCTGCCAGAACAGGACTGACCAAGATCTTTAATATGATCGTTCTTGGTGCTTACCTGAAGGTGAAACCACTGGTTGATCTTGAAAATGTTATCCTGGGATTGAAAAAATCATTGCCCAAAAGGTACCATAACCTGATACCCGACAATGAAAGAGCTATTCTCAAAGGACTGGAAATTGTTACACCATTGCACACTGTAAACTAA
- a CDS encoding HAMP domain-containing protein — MNKPSIHRVPRYHSFRIYLISTLLYILLVFPVSGILTFKYGPEWMQNEKPISGTLETEGVILTFDGPADTIEEIRDTIIETMTGVPLTKDTTGVNPTMENGESAKNGGESREFAGTISLLLRLLLISFIIGFLFSLPFKIYFSRKRKGREIPPKLFRFCKKYLLKTPIITAGILFISYGIVVGYMGYILFIQSDFNEITQKFYKQFFFITVVSSILTLLFVYYWQKHRVHILYIEHIFTREELRKRIMALKESRIRNRLWVSSAMTTLLPLLIVVFYLFISITAIQDVKDLTNDPEALNVLVGKYKMYLSAQSNLDFLAELFYVNAFDSLLMFAGIFSGILISFIYILFFVRWTTQDIVYPVRELLENMQRTGQGELDSFSIVRTNDEIGELTEGYNEMTQKLKDYIVNISRMNEANARFVPRQFLDYLGKESISDIRLGDQVQKEMTVLFTDIRDFTTISEQMTPKENFNFLNNYLGYMEPVIRNNNGFIDKFMGDSIMALFPENAEDAINAAIEMRIKLQEFNHIISQFGQPPINTGIGIHTGMLMLGVVGGEGRMDGTVIADAVNLTARLEGLTKFYGAPVIISEDTLIKISDPTNYNFRFLDIVQVKGKKKAVYIFEILDGEREDIKNLKLETKPIFSKAVQSYKDKAFEEALAIFRIIHKQNPNDLAVVKYIQRCRRLIEQGNPEEWDGIEKF, encoded by the coding sequence ATGAACAAGCCCAGCATACACAGAGTACCCCGTTACCATAGTTTCAGGATTTATCTGATATCCACTCTCTTATATATTTTACTCGTTTTCCCGGTTTCCGGTATTCTCACATTTAAATACGGACCGGAATGGATGCAGAATGAAAAACCAATCTCTGGTACTTTGGAAACCGAAGGAGTTATTTTAACATTTGATGGACCTGCAGATACAATAGAGGAGATCAGGGATACAATCATTGAGACCATGACCGGTGTCCCTTTGACAAAGGATACAACAGGAGTTAATCCCACAATGGAAAATGGTGAAAGTGCCAAAAACGGAGGAGAGAGCCGCGAATTTGCCGGAACCATCAGTCTTCTGCTGCGATTATTGCTCATCAGTTTTATTATTGGCTTTTTATTCAGTCTGCCCTTTAAAATATACTTTTCCAGAAAAAGAAAAGGACGGGAAATACCTCCGAAGCTATTCCGGTTTTGCAAGAAATACCTGCTTAAAACTCCAATCATAACTGCGGGGATACTCTTCATATCATACGGGATAGTAGTAGGTTATATGGGTTATATCCTTTTTATCCAAAGCGATTTTAACGAAATCACCCAGAAGTTTTACAAACAGTTTTTCTTTATCACTGTTGTTTCGTCCATCCTGACTTTATTGTTCGTGTATTACTGGCAAAAGCACAGGGTGCACATCCTGTATATTGAACACATCTTCACCCGTGAGGAACTGAGGAAACGTATCATGGCGTTGAAAGAAAGCCGGATTAGGAACCGTTTGTGGGTTTCAAGTGCAATGACGACCCTGCTGCCTTTGCTGATCGTGGTGTTTTATCTCTTCATCAGCATAACAGCCATACAGGACGTGAAAGACCTGACAAATGACCCCGAAGCTTTGAATGTGCTGGTGGGTAAATATAAAATGTACCTTTCGGCGCAAAGCAACCTGGATTTTCTTGCTGAACTGTTTTACGTAAATGCTTTTGACAGTCTGCTTATGTTTGCCGGTATTTTCTCCGGCATACTGATTTCATTTATTTATATACTTTTCTTTGTAAGGTGGACAACCCAGGATATTGTTTATCCTGTGAGGGAGTTATTGGAAAACATGCAAAGGACCGGTCAGGGAGAATTGGACTCCTTTAGTATAGTCAGAACTAATGATGAGATCGGGGAACTCACCGAAGGATACAATGAAATGACTCAGAAGCTAAAAGACTATATTGTGAACATTTCCAGGATGAACGAAGCCAATGCCCGGTTTGTGCCCAGGCAATTTCTGGATTATCTCGGCAAGGAAAGCATTTCAGATATCCGGTTGGGCGACCAGGTACAAAAGGAAATGACAGTATTGTTTACCGATATCCGGGATTTTACCACGATATCAGAACAGATGACACCCAAGGAAAATTTCAATTTCCTCAACAATTATCTGGGATATATGGAACCGGTCATCCGCAACAACAATGGGTTCATCGACAAATTCATGGGAGACTCCATCATGGCCCTCTTTCCTGAGAATGCCGAAGATGCCATCAATGCAGCCATTGAAATGAGGATCAAGCTTCAGGAGTTTAACCATATAATAAGTCAGTTCGGCCAACCTCCCATAAATACAGGCATAGGGATACACACAGGAATGCTTATGCTGGGTGTTGTTGGAGGAGAAGGTCGTATGGATGGCACTGTAATCGCTGATGCTGTCAACCTCACTGCAAGGCTGGAAGGCCTGACTAAATTTTATGGAGCTCCTGTTATTATTTCTGAAGACACTCTGATAAAGATCAGCGACCCAACAAATTATAACTTCCGATTTCTCGATATTGTGCAGGTCAAAGGGAAAAAGAAGGCGGTTTATATCTTTGAAATCCTTGACGGGGAAAGAGAAGACATTAAAAACCTCAAACTTGAGACCAAGCCCATTTTCAGCAAAGCCGTGCAGTCATATAAAGATAAGGCGTTTGAAGAAGCACTGGCCATCTTCAGGATCATACACAAACAAAATCCCAACGATCTGGCTGTTGTAAAATACATCCAACGATGCCGCCGGCTAATCGAACAAGGCAATCCGGAGGAATGGGATGGAATAGAAAAGTTTTAA
- a CDS encoding SpoIIE family protein phosphatase, whose translation MARKQSLVFRLTLYTLAIVALMVVIILIYNYRISRAYILEDARKDAKNLTSLTINQIENILNRVEQIPVEFAYYLDNSHDSRIDLELMISTILERFPLVSGACVAYLPGMYQPDTLYYAPYVYRENEQVKFRNLASADYRYWEKGWFVKPVEENRASWSEPYFDQGGGETIMSTYSVPFYKISDKDSVMAGVVTVDISLDRLQDLISSIKLYKSGYAMLITSAGNIVTHPLIESGRERNLDELPDGAMGSGLKMVFSTIFGQQQGLISMEDYAGKQYRNDWVSFETIPSNEWYVLIFFNERELYYEIRKLTYSLVFIGFVGILLISLLLYLMSRNITRPLVSLVNAAREIGNGNLSASLPLIRTKDEVGQLGNAFRYMQEELEQYMINLENATSEREKIDSEIRIAARIQDEMLPAHMPEGRLNEHIVLSGQVIPARIIGGDLFDYWLHENGNLFFLIGDVSGKGIPAALFMARTISLFRAMISGTSGIEEIVQNMNAELSRNNSDAMFTTLFAGIMDTSAQSLTYCNAGHNPPFLVRSSGEILNLTMIHGTPVGVLEDGEYSASTISLSVGDVLCMYSDGITEAENSKGEFFGEKKLLNTILTCKTGDPDKLRKKVLEEVRHFTSGETQSDDITLFVIAYK comes from the coding sequence ATGGCCAGGAAGCAAAGCCTTGTATTCAGATTAACTCTTTACACTCTTGCGATAGTGGCTTTGATGGTTGTTATAATTCTAATTTATAACTACAGGATATCGAGAGCCTATATCCTGGAAGATGCCAGAAAGGATGCTAAAAACCTTACCAGCCTTACCATAAATCAAATTGAAAATATTTTGAACCGGGTTGAACAGATTCCGGTTGAATTTGCCTATTATCTTGATAATTCCCATGATTCGAGGATAGATCTTGAATTAATGATATCTACTATATTAGAGCGTTTTCCCTTGGTCTCCGGAGCATGCGTGGCATATTTGCCGGGAATGTATCAGCCGGATACACTGTATTATGCTCCTTATGTATACCGTGAAAACGAACAGGTGAAGTTCAGAAATCTGGCATCTGCAGATTACCGTTACTGGGAAAAGGGTTGGTTTGTCAAACCGGTTGAGGAAAACCGGGCTTCATGGTCTGAGCCATATTTTGACCAGGGTGGAGGAGAAACGATAATGTCAACGTATTCTGTTCCATTTTATAAGATTTCTGATAAGGATTCGGTAATGGCCGGGGTGGTAACCGTGGATATTTCGCTTGATAGACTTCAGGATCTTATTTCATCCATTAAGCTTTATAAGTCAGGATATGCAATGTTGATCACATCTGCCGGTAATATTGTCACACATCCATTAATTGAATCCGGTCGTGAAAGGAATCTGGATGAACTTCCTGATGGAGCCATGGGTAGCGGTCTCAAAATGGTTTTTTCTACGATCTTCGGGCAACAGCAGGGTTTGATTTCGATGGAAGACTATGCGGGAAAGCAATACCGTAACGATTGGGTTTCTTTCGAAACCATACCTTCCAACGAATGGTATGTATTGATATTTTTCAATGAGCGGGAGTTATATTATGAGATACGAAAACTGACATATAGCCTGGTATTTATAGGATTTGTAGGTATTCTTTTGATAAGTTTATTGTTATATCTAATGTCGCGGAATATTACACGTCCACTGGTCAGCCTGGTTAATGCAGCAAGGGAAATCGGCAATGGCAATCTAAGCGCTTCTCTGCCGCTGATTCGCACCAAAGATGAGGTTGGGCAACTGGGTAATGCTTTTCGGTATATGCAGGAAGAGTTGGAGCAATACATGATAAATCTTGAGAATGCGACATCAGAAAGGGAGAAAATCGATAGTGAGATCCGTATCGCAGCCAGGATACAGGATGAGATGTTACCTGCACATATGCCGGAAGGACGGCTGAACGAGCATATTGTGCTTTCGGGTCAGGTAATACCGGCCCGGATCATTGGCGGTGACCTCTTTGATTACTGGCTTCATGAAAATGGCAATTTGTTTTTTTTAATTGGCGATGTTTCCGGTAAAGGGATCCCGGCAGCATTATTTATGGCACGAACGATCAGCTTGTTCAGGGCGATGATTTCCGGCACTTCAGGAATAGAGGAAATAGTTCAGAATATGAATGCCGAGCTGAGCCGCAATAACTCCGATGCTATGTTTACAACCTTGTTTGCCGGAATAATGGATACTTCAGCACAGTCCTTAACATACTGCAATGCCGGCCATAATCCTCCTTTCCTGGTTAGAAGCTCCGGTGAGATATTAAATCTTACCATGATTCATGGCACTCCTGTAGGTGTTTTGGAGGATGGGGAATATTCCGCTTCTACAATCAGCCTTTCGGTTGGGGATGTGTTGTGCATGTATAGCGATGGTATTACAGAAGCAGAGAATAGCAAAGGAGAGTTTTTTGGAGAGAAAAAATTACTCAACACAATACTTACATGCAAAACCGGTGATCCTGATAAACTCCGAAAAAAAGTTCTGGAAGAAGTGAGACATTTCACTTCAGGCGAGACCCAAAGCGACGATATTACCTTGTTTGTAATTGCATATAAATAA
- a CDS encoding HD domain-containing protein gives MSGKFEEARNFIIAKLSSGLNIDLTYHNLEHILDVENAVIRLSRMEDISEEEMILLRTAAVFHDSGMLVTYLNHEEESCRICREILPDYNYPESDIAMITKMIMTTKLPQTAESLMEKLLCDADLDYLGRTDFFMIGQRLRFEWNTLHIKETSLLEWYYIQRDFLSQHEYYTHAAQVIRNDQKNDNLQQIIELLNNQ, from the coding sequence ATGAGCGGGAAATTTGAAGAGGCTAGAAACTTTATAATAGCTAAATTGTCATCCGGGCTGAATATCGACCTCACCTATCATAATCTGGAACATATACTTGATGTAGAAAATGCCGTAATCCGGCTAAGCCGGATGGAAGATATTTCAGAGGAAGAAATGATACTCCTGAGGACTGCTGCCGTCTTCCACGACTCCGGTATGCTTGTTACCTATTTAAACCACGAGGAAGAATCGTGCAGAATTTGCCGGGAAATCCTTCCTGATTATAATTACCCGGAATCCGATATAGCAATGATCACAAAAATGATCATGACTACAAAGTTACCTCAAACGGCAGAATCACTTATGGAAAAACTCTTATGTGATGCCGATCTTGATTATCTCGGCCGGACAGATTTTTTCATGATAGGGCAGCGCCTGCGATTCGAATGGAATACCTTGCACATAAAAGAAACATCTCTGCTCGAATGGTACTATATACAACGTGATTTTTTAAGTCAGCACGAATACTATACCCATGCTGCCCAGGTGATCAGAAACGATCAAAAAAACGATAACCTTCAGCAAATCATCGAATTATTAAATAATCAATAA
- a CDS encoding glycosyltransferase family 39 protein, giving the protein MWSWISRQWQERPLSLILLTAILVRVIAVIFSRGYGMLDDHFLVIEAGQSWVDGNDYNNWLPSSGNTEPKGHSFFYPGIHSGIFWILEQAGLTDPQGKMYIVRFLHALLSLVTVVIGYRITYCISDKKTARMAALLLAIYWFMPFLSVRNMVEVVSIPLLMLGTWIILKNSEPGERRWSYLWAGIILGLAFDIRFQTILFSGGLGLVMLIRRQWIPVLVLSAGYIIAVFLVQGVIDMFIWGYPFAELTEYINHNIIHSTDYIVSPWYTYLLLITGILIPPVSIYLLAGFFISWKKNILIFLPAFIFLVFHSIFPNKQERFILPIIPFIIMAGLAGWNKFVNLSSFWQKNKGLLKASWIFFWIINLALLPVISTTYSKKALCESMYYLYGQNAGTVILADASHRHGVPMLPRYYSGAWPAVIETYISHPPSSIDSAFITDPEKKPRFLIFIEEKDIESRIEAMRKIYPHIEYETTIEPGFIDRVMHGLNPVNANNVIVIYRNGEFP; this is encoded by the coding sequence ATGTGGTCCTGGATCAGCCGTCAATGGCAGGAAAGGCCGCTTTCCCTGATTTTACTTACTGCCATCCTTGTAAGGGTGATTGCGGTAATTTTTTCCAGGGGATATGGCATGCTCGATGATCATTTCCTGGTCATTGAGGCAGGACAATCGTGGGTTGATGGCAATGATTATAACAACTGGCTGCCTTCCAGCGGAAACACTGAACCTAAAGGGCATAGCTTTTTTTATCCGGGTATTCATTCGGGGATCTTTTGGATACTGGAGCAGGCCGGCCTTACTGACCCTCAGGGTAAGATGTATATTGTAAGGTTCCTTCATGCTCTGTTATCTTTGGTCACTGTTGTTATCGGATACAGAATTACCTATTGCATCAGCGATAAAAAGACAGCCCGGATGGCAGCCCTGTTATTGGCAATTTATTGGTTCATGCCCTTTCTCAGCGTCCGTAATATGGTGGAAGTGGTCAGCATACCATTGTTGATGCTTGGCACCTGGATCATCCTGAAAAATTCTGAGCCAGGCGAGCGAAGATGGAGTTATCTGTGGGCCGGCATCATCCTTGGGCTTGCGTTCGATATACGTTTTCAGACAATTTTATTCAGCGGAGGCCTGGGGCTGGTCATGCTTATCCGGCGTCAATGGATACCTGTATTGGTGCTCTCTGCCGGTTATATCATAGCGGTATTCCTCGTTCAGGGAGTTATTGATATGTTTATCTGGGGGTATCCTTTTGCCGAACTAACGGAATACATCAACCATAATATCATTCACTCAACGGATTATATCGTCAGTCCATGGTATACTTATCTCCTGTTAATCACAGGAATACTGATCCCTCCGGTTAGCATTTACCTACTCGCCGGGTTTTTCATATCCTGGAAGAAAAACATCCTGATCTTCCTTCCTGCTTTCATTTTTCTCGTTTTTCACTCGATATTCCCAAACAAACAGGAAAGGTTTATCCTTCCCATCATCCCTTTTATCATAATGGCTGGACTTGCAGGATGGAACAAATTTGTGAACTTATCCTCATTCTGGCAAAAAAACAAAGGACTCCTGAAAGCATCCTGGATTTTTTTCTGGATCATCAACCTTGCACTTCTTCCGGTTATCTCCACCACGTATTCGAAAAAAGCTTTATGTGAGTCAATGTATTACTTATATGGCCAGAATGCCGGGACCGTGATCCTGGCGGATGCCTCACACCGGCATGGTGTTCCTATGCTTCCGCGCTATTACTCAGGTGCCTGGCCGGCAGTTATTGAAACCTATATTTCCCACCCCCCGTCATCCATCGATTCCGCTTTCATTACCGATCCGGAAAAGAAACCCCGATTCCTGATTTTTATTGAAGAGAAAGATATAGAATCCAGGATTGAGGCTATGCGTAAAATATACCCACATATTGAATATGAAACTACCATAGAGCCAGGATTTATTGACCGTGTGATGCATGGTCTGAACCCTGTCAATGCTAACAATGTAATTGTAATTTACAGGAACGGAGAGTTTCCATAA